Proteins co-encoded in one Verrucomicrobiia bacterium genomic window:
- a CDS encoding Fic family protein, which yields MAEMVELWQRGLVEKWIHPLALVAALNLDFLCIHPFRDGNGRVSRLLFLLGCYHCGLEVGRYISLERIIEENKERYYEVLEQSSQRWHDGKHDPWPTMNFLLFILTQACKEFEQRVGHLKSPRGEKTEAVLAAIDRQIGTFRVADLQAESPGVGLDLIRRILARLQKAKKVKALGTGRSARWEKTGN from the coding sequence ATGGCGGAAATGGTTGAGCTTTGGCAGCGCGGCCTCGTGGAGAAATGGATTCATCCGCTTGCGCTCGTCGCGGCGCTGAACCTGGATTTTCTCTGCATCCACCCGTTTCGCGACGGCAATGGCCGCGTCTCGCGTTTGCTGTTCCTGCTCGGCTGCTACCATTGTGGACTCGAAGTCGGCCGATATATCAGCCTGGAACGAATCATCGAAGAGAACAAAGAGCGCTACTACGAAGTCCTCGAACAAAGCTCGCAACGCTGGCACGACGGCAAACACGATCCCTGGCCTACCATGAATTTCCTGCTCTTCATCCTCACGCAGGCATGCAAGGAATTTGAGCAACGTGTCGGCCACCTCAAGTCCCCGCGGGGCGAAAAGACGGAGGCTGTGCTCGCGGCGATTGACCGGCAGATTGGCACCTTCCGCGTGGCGGACCTGCAGGCCGAAAGTCCTGGCGTCGGTCTGGATTTGATCCGCCGGATTCTCGCCCGGCTGCAAAAAGCCAAAAAAGTCAAAGCCCTTGGCACTGGCCGGAGCGCGAGATGGGAGAAAACTGGAAACTAG
- a CDS encoding glycoside hydrolase family 43 protein, producing the protein MTTFLFPQWCRPLLAASLVALLAVGEQAAQAEPVQDKDAAYLFAYFKDDTHSLYFALSRDGYTFEDVNGGKPIMGGTQLAEQKGIRDPHIVHRDDGSFYLAMTDLHIFGRRAGFRTNEWERPAELYDWGNNRAIVMMRSTNLIQWSHSIFRIDKAFEETRDVGCFWAPETIYDAEKGRLMVYFTMRLSRGPTKLYYSYADDAFTKLETVPQELFKYPGSNQILDADITRVGSNYHMFYVAQGAGGGIKQAVSGKINRDYVYDPAVYDPERVGREAPNVWRRLGTETYVLMYDVFGVRPSNMGFSETTDFKTFKHLGRFNEGVMKTTNFSSPKHGSVIHITTAEARALANHWKFDFEALPQQAQ; encoded by the coding sequence ATGACTACATTCCTCTTCCCACAATGGTGTCGACCGCTGTTGGCTGCCTCATTGGTTGCGCTTTTGGCGGTCGGAGAACAGGCGGCACAGGCCGAACCAGTCCAGGACAAAGACGCGGCGTACCTGTTCGCTTACTTCAAGGACGACACGCATAGTCTTTACTTCGCGCTGAGCCGCGACGGTTACACCTTTGAGGACGTCAACGGCGGCAAACCCATCATGGGCGGAACCCAACTGGCCGAGCAGAAGGGAATCCGCGACCCGCACATCGTGCACCGCGATGACGGCTCGTTTTACCTGGCGATGACAGATCTCCACATTTTCGGCAGGCGCGCGGGGTTCAGGACAAACGAATGGGAGAGGCCCGCTGAACTCTACGATTGGGGCAACAACCGCGCGATTGTGATGATGCGCTCGACCAACCTGATTCAGTGGAGTCATTCGATTTTCCGCATCGACAAGGCGTTTGAAGAAACCCGCGACGTGGGATGCTTCTGGGCGCCGGAAACCATCTACGATGCGGAAAAGGGCCGCCTCATGGTTTACTTCACGATGCGGCTCAGCCGCGGTCCCACGAAGCTTTACTACTCTTACGCGGACGACGCGTTCACAAAGCTCGAAACCGTGCCGCAGGAACTCTTCAAGTATCCGGGCTCCAACCAGATTCTCGATGCGGACATCACGCGGGTGGGCAGCAATTACCACATGTTCTACGTGGCGCAGGGAGCGGGCGGCGGGATCAAGCAGGCGGTGTCCGGCAAAATCAACCGCGACTATGTTTACGACCCAGCTGTTTACGATCCCGAGCGTGTCGGCCGCGAAGCCCCCAACGTGTGGCGGCGCCTCGGGACGGAGACTTACGTCCTGATGTACGACGTGTTCGGCGTGCGGCCCAGCAACATGGGATTCAGCGAAACGACGGATTTCAAAACCTTCAAGCATCTGGGCCGTTTCAATGAAGGCGTTATGAAGACCACGAACTTTTCTTCCCCGAAACACGGCTCGGTGATTCACATCACGACCGCCGAGGCACGCGCGCTCGCGAACCACTGGAAGTTCGACTTCGAGGCGCTCCCGCAGCAAGCGCAGTAA
- a CDS encoding ATP-binding protein, translating into MIDPRHRVRLAGVFPFASMVLALLGFTFAQSVEAQIITNLQQLTTALSSEERIFRNVRLEVVVCAASRPEIGVLIVEDSSGVELLEVGRFRDALRPGERLLIEGYHSLLRRRPMGIELAAGPLVDNDGIHIHRTWLGRVPLKEGLHPIRLEWFNNLRESNLEVSFGISNRPPQAVDPADLWHAIVDESGRTNYAPGLRVEHFEGYWESMPNFDLLVPVKTEIVPDFSLDFTTRDEMTGMRFSGFFKALEDGQYSFTVRSDDGSLLYIGDPRLPIVRLGTAEVPKAKRAFPEEPMESLTHRKWATIEGRVGFVSQQARGLVFELRSDRDVILAQVADAEGLDVSKLRNAEVRVTGVARGVMTRDQRTLLGRVFVVDSGHIEIGRTPNRRHPPSVITSVGAVQSLPLDVARRAIPVRVRGVVTEIRTSFFERRISLQDDTRGIFVQIPALTNVPPSFGDLIEVEGHSEAGDFAPIIVASKVVVLGGGCLPEPVRPTWNELLTGRMDVQWAELHGLVTAVQSNTVTLLLPEGRLDVQMDDYYESQLAPFQSSVARIRGVLYAVWNPDSREVTVGTVLMRNAAIAVDASAPDDLFDAASKTPRDLLLFDAQATPFRRVKVRGVVVHAAGSQAWLQEDGVGIRLLLAERTYLRPGDIVEAVGYPDIGRTALLLREAVLRKTGEGPLPKPRLLAETELPAEGLDSIRVRIEGKLLGWHTEQGSPVLEMQSGSSLYHARFAPRAGTELSLRPGSRLSLDGVYAGRGRNLGAGHESDSFALMLNSARDVVVLSQPPWWTLPRLLAVVGVLLVTLAFTAIWIKQLRRLVEQRTTQLQHQIRERERIEHRHALEAERSRIARDLHDDLGSSLTEISALASTGLRREEKALEALGGEARRGEEANPASLFQTISGKARNLVAALDVIVWAVDPEDNSLQSLADYLSGYAAEFFSHTNISCRFRVPVQFPDVRIEGRVRHDLLMAVKESLNNIVRHAEATEVEFCLSIAEGNLEVDIRDNGRGINGFAGRDGHGLKNLCSRLKELGGLCDVKSREGGGTAVTLRLPLGASTGSIPPAG; encoded by the coding sequence ATGATCGATCCCCGACATCGGGTCCGGTTGGCGGGAGTTTTTCCGTTTGCGTCCATGGTGCTGGCGCTGCTCGGTTTCACGTTCGCCCAGTCTGTTGAAGCCCAAATCATTACCAACCTGCAACAGCTCACGACCGCCCTCAGTTCGGAAGAACGCATTTTCCGAAACGTGCGGCTCGAAGTTGTGGTCTGCGCGGCGAGCCGCCCTGAGATCGGTGTTCTGATCGTGGAGGACAGTTCAGGTGTGGAGCTTCTCGAGGTGGGCCGGTTTCGGGACGCACTTCGACCCGGAGAACGCTTGCTCATCGAAGGTTATCATTCCCTCCTGCGCCGAAGGCCGATGGGCATCGAACTCGCCGCCGGCCCGCTCGTGGACAATGACGGCATTCACATCCATCGCACATGGCTTGGGCGTGTGCCATTGAAGGAAGGGCTGCATCCGATCCGCCTGGAATGGTTCAACAACCTCCGCGAATCCAACCTCGAGGTGTCGTTCGGAATTTCCAACCGCCCGCCGCAGGCAGTCGATCCAGCGGATTTGTGGCATGCCATCGTCGACGAATCCGGCCGCACAAATTATGCACCCGGGCTGCGCGTTGAACACTTCGAGGGCTATTGGGAGTCGATGCCGAACTTTGATTTGCTGGTTCCTGTGAAGACGGAGATTGTGCCGGACTTCAGCCTGGATTTCACCACGCGTGATGAGATGACCGGAATGCGTTTCAGCGGTTTCTTCAAAGCGCTGGAGGACGGCCAATATTCATTCACCGTTCGATCCGATGATGGAAGCCTGTTGTACATCGGCGACCCACGGCTGCCGATTGTTCGGCTTGGAACTGCCGAGGTGCCGAAAGCGAAACGCGCATTTCCGGAAGAGCCGATGGAGTCATTGACGCACCGAAAATGGGCGACCATTGAAGGGCGCGTCGGCTTTGTTTCGCAGCAGGCGAGAGGACTTGTGTTTGAGCTGCGTTCTGATCGCGATGTCATTCTGGCTCAGGTGGCGGATGCAGAGGGTTTGGACGTGTCGAAATTGAGGAATGCCGAGGTGCGGGTGACAGGCGTCGCTCGCGGGGTGATGACGCGCGACCAACGCACACTGCTTGGGCGTGTTTTCGTCGTCGATTCCGGGCATATTGAGATCGGCCGAACTCCGAATCGCCGGCATCCGCCGAGTGTCATCACATCGGTCGGCGCAGTGCAAAGTCTCCCGCTCGACGTGGCGCGGCGAGCGATTCCGGTGCGGGTTCGCGGTGTTGTGACGGAAATCAGGACGTCCTTTTTCGAGCGGAGAATATCCCTGCAGGACGACACTCGCGGGATCTTCGTTCAAATCCCGGCGCTCACGAACGTCCCGCCTTCGTTTGGTGACCTGATTGAGGTGGAGGGTCACAGCGAGGCGGGTGATTTTGCGCCGATCATCGTTGCCAGCAAGGTGGTGGTGCTGGGCGGCGGCTGCTTGCCGGAGCCTGTGCGGCCGACCTGGAATGAGTTGCTTACGGGGAGGATGGACGTGCAGTGGGCGGAATTGCACGGATTGGTCACTGCGGTTCAAAGCAACACGGTTACGCTGCTTCTGCCCGAGGGACGGCTCGATGTCCAGATGGATGACTACTACGAATCCCAGCTCGCGCCGTTTCAAAGCTCGGTTGCGCGGATTCGCGGCGTTCTCTACGCGGTCTGGAATCCGGACTCGCGGGAAGTGACTGTGGGAACCGTTCTGATGCGAAACGCAGCGATCGCTGTGGATGCCTCCGCGCCCGATGACCTTTTTGACGCGGCTTCCAAAACGCCCCGTGATCTCCTGTTGTTCGATGCGCAGGCGACCCCCTTTCGCCGCGTGAAGGTGCGCGGCGTGGTTGTTCATGCCGCTGGTTCGCAGGCATGGCTGCAGGAGGATGGCGTGGGAATTCGGCTGCTCCTCGCGGAGCGAACCTACCTGCGCCCCGGCGATATTGTGGAGGCGGTCGGATATCCAGACATTGGCCGCACGGCATTGCTGCTGCGTGAAGCGGTGCTGCGCAAAACGGGCGAAGGGCCATTGCCCAAGCCGCGACTGCTGGCAGAAACGGAGCTGCCTGCTGAAGGCCTGGATTCCATCCGCGTTCGAATTGAAGGCAAGTTGCTGGGCTGGCACACGGAGCAGGGCTCGCCGGTTCTGGAAATGCAGTCTGGCTCCAGTTTGTATCATGCGCGCTTCGCTCCCCGCGCTGGAACGGAATTATCGCTGCGGCCAGGCAGCAGGCTTTCATTGGATGGCGTGTATGCGGGGCGCGGCCGCAACCTGGGCGCGGGCCACGAATCCGACTCGTTCGCGCTGATGCTCAATTCCGCGCGGGACGTGGTGGTGTTGTCGCAACCGCCCTGGTGGACCTTGCCCCGATTGCTGGCTGTCGTGGGAGTGCTGCTCGTGACCCTGGCATTCACCGCCATCTGGATCAAACAATTGCGACGCCTGGTCGAACAGCGCACGACCCAGCTGCAGCACCAGATCCGCGAACGCGAACGCATTGAACATCGGCACGCGCTCGAAGCGGAGCGTTCGCGGATCGCCCGCGACCTGCACGACGACCTGGGTTCGAGCCTCACGGAGATCAGCGCCCTCGCGAGCACCGGCCTTAGGCGCGAGGAAAAAGCGCTGGAGGCCCTTGGTGGCGAGGCTCGGCGCGGGGAGGAGGCGAATCCTGCTTCGCTGTTCCAAACCATCAGCGGCAAGGCCCGCAATCTGGTTGCGGCGCTCGACGTCATCGTCTGGGCGGTTGATCCCGAGGACAATTCACTTCAATCGCTGGCGGATTATCTCAGCGGATATGCGGCCGAATTCTTCAGCCACACCAACATTTCCTGCCGCTTCAGGGTGCCGGTTCAATTCCCAGACGTGCGCATCGAGGGGCGGGTTCGGCACGATCTGCTGATGGCTGTCAAAGAGTCGCTGAACAACATCGTTCGCCACGCCGAAGCAACAGAGGTTGAATTTTGTCTTTCCATTGCAGAGGGGAATCTTGAAGTGGATATCCGCGACAATGGCAGGGGCATTAACGGGTTCGCAGGGCGCGACGGCCATGGGTTGAAAAATCTCTGCTCGCGTTTGAAGGAACTGGGCGGCCTTTGCGACGTGAAATCCCGGGAAGGTGGAGGGACTGCGGTGACACTGCGCCTGCCCCTGGGTGCATCCACAGGGTCGATTCCCCCGGCTGGGTGA
- a CDS encoding type I restriction-modification enzyme R subunit C-terminal domain-containing protein: MAQGIGSYLFSADTFAFIGQLHSFDHHEDFVPRSTRPCQPNADTCRTLILPKLYAVGWSDDQISEQRSFTDGRIVVHGNRAVRKKGKRADYILRKSQDLWLAVVEVKPENESAATGLQQAKDYAEILKLKFAYASNGREIIEFDFTTGLERTRPEFPAPEELWDRLSACEGLADETAALPLLTPPNLTTGKEPRYYQQIAINRAVQAIIQGEKRVFLTMATGTGKTVVAFQICWKLWSSRWNRSLSPHTDSLSSSSEERARERSRKFYFDGGQVEIAADLVYELDADGKQLRVVKLTEYTGDKVRSICPSTVQLRAGWCDPKQRAEIIAQLAELGIDFKTLALQAGKPDADPFHLLPHLAYNAPILTRRPRADRVKKQQAAMFNYLQPEAGEILNELLEKYAADGELQFVLPDVLKVPPISRHGSVGEIVEVFGGPNELRMAVNQLQTLLYAE; the protein is encoded by the coding sequence ATGGCACAGGGCATTGGTTCATATCTTTTTTCGGCAGACACATTCGCCTTTATCGGCCAGCTGCATTCATTCGACCACCACGAGGACTTCGTGCCTCGATCCACTCGTCCATGCCAACCGAACGCCGATACGTGTCGAACGTTGATTCTGCCGAAGCTTTATGCGGTCGGCTGGTCGGACGACCAGATCAGTGAGCAACGCAGTTTCACGGATGGTCGCATCGTGGTTCACGGCAATCGGGCTGTGCGGAAAAAAGGAAAGCGAGCTGATTACATCCTTCGCAAATCTCAGGATCTCTGGCTGGCTGTCGTTGAAGTGAAGCCTGAAAACGAGTCCGCTGCCACCGGATTGCAGCAGGCCAAGGACTACGCCGAAATTCTCAAACTGAAATTTGCCTACGCCAGCAACGGCCGGGAGATCATCGAATTCGATTTCACCACTGGCTTGGAGCGAACGCGTCCGGAGTTCCCAGCGCCCGAAGAACTTTGGGATCGCCTCAGTGCCTGTGAAGGTCTAGCCGACGAAACGGCAGCGTTGCCTCTTCTCACTCCACCGAACCTCACGACAGGCAAGGAGCCGCGGTATTATCAGCAGATTGCAATCAATCGCGCGGTGCAGGCCATCATCCAAGGAGAGAAGCGCGTTTTTCTCACCATGGCCACCGGCACGGGCAAAACGGTTGTAGCGTTCCAAATCTGCTGGAAGCTCTGGTCTTCACGTTGGAATCGAAGCTTGTCGCCCCATACAGATTCCCTCTCCTCCTCGTCCGAGGAGAGGGCCAGGGAGAGGAGTCGAAAGTTCTACTTTGACGGCGGCCAGGTCGAGATCGCGGCGGACTTGGTTTATGAGCTGGACGCGGACGGAAAACAGCTACGTGTGGTAAAGCTAACGGAATACACCGGTGACAAGGTGCGTTCCATCTGTCCCAGCACGGTTCAACTGCGCGCCGGCTGGTGTGATCCAAAACAACGCGCAGAAATCATCGCTCAACTGGCTGAACTTGGGATTGATTTCAAGACTCTGGCCCTGCAAGCCGGGAAACCTGATGCCGACCCGTTCCACCTGCTCCCTCATCTGGCTTACAACGCTCCGATCTTGACCCGCCGTCCGCGCGCTGACCGGGTGAAGAAGCAACAGGCGGCCATGTTCAACTACCTGCAACCCGAGGCGGGGGAGATTTTGAATGAGCTCCTTGAGAAGTATGCGGCAGATGGAGAATTGCAGTTCGTGCTGCCGGATGTTTTGAAAGTGCCGCCGATCTCGCGGCATGGTTCAGTCGGTGAAATCGTGGAGGTGTTCGGTGGCCCGAATGAACTGCGGATGGCGGTGAATCAACTTCAAACCCTGCTTTACGCTGAATGA
- a CDS encoding choice-of-anchor tandem repeat GloVer-containing protein, with protein sequence MTTRSLPSAHSLPIITALLLCCFPTTTRAALASFESESGTLGADWTLNNSGTPTYITVATDGAGNQPGTAARVASYTVTFPEPGLYHLYARLRTGFGAFNDDSMFLASSFGSKSPTSNFDWILVNGLAGAGFNNDAQVVTGGGSVGNGVWKWINLSQFTSHAGFTVGAGSLTQTFQIGARENGLDLDKFAFGNASASFTVADLDSGTASNPPPMTNTFNGPDGIALHRFSPAANGSNAEGANPAAAVIVVDDRVYGTTLNGGVNGAGTVFQMRTDGSNMVAVRSFAAAPDASHSQAALGISGNALFGTSLAGGNNGAGTVFRMETNGSVSVLRHFATIDPHTATNFGGASPSSALVEAGGRFYGTATAGGAAANGTIFSVATNGTGFSVLRNFSGLDAQSGTNTDGAIPAGGLIADGGVLYGTTAAGGPGGSGTVFSIRTNGADFTTLHGFSAPDPATLTNIDGAMPCGRLVLSDGTLYGTTFSGGHGGRGTLFSMQTNGNDFTVLHHFSALDPESRTNSGGASPGAGLTLSGNVLYGTAPLGGPGGAGTIFSFHLNSTQFTKLHAFAAVSSNGTNAHGAFPVAPVVRAGSALFGTAFSGGPGGSGTVFRIPLAANPAVITNVMLQTNGTFTVHFTGDADSTNVIQSTTSLNPPVTWQNVSTNVANADGAWDFAETNDGAVRFYRSFTQ encoded by the coding sequence GTGACTACGAGGTCTCTGCCGAGTGCTCATTCGCTACCCATCATAACCGCGCTTCTCCTTTGCTGTTTCCCAACGACAACTCGCGCCGCGCTTGCATCTTTTGAGTCTGAATCGGGGACGCTCGGCGCGGATTGGACCCTGAACAATTCCGGCACGCCCACCTATATTACCGTCGCAACAGATGGAGCCGGCAACCAACCCGGCACCGCCGCCCGCGTGGCAAGTTACACCGTCACATTCCCCGAGCCAGGCCTCTACCACCTCTACGCACGGCTCAGAACCGGATTCGGCGCGTTCAACGACGACAGCATGTTTTTGGCTTCCAGCTTCGGCAGCAAATCGCCCACATCGAACTTTGACTGGATCCTCGTAAACGGCCTCGCAGGTGCAGGGTTCAACAACGACGCGCAAGTCGTCACGGGCGGCGGATCGGTGGGAAATGGCGTGTGGAAGTGGATCAACCTGTCCCAGTTCACCAGCCACGCCGGTTTTACTGTTGGCGCGGGAAGCCTCACCCAAACGTTCCAGATTGGCGCGCGCGAAAACGGCCTGGACCTCGACAAATTCGCGTTCGGAAATGCAAGTGCCTCCTTCACCGTTGCCGACCTGGATAGCGGAACCGCATCCAACCCGCCGCCAATGACAAACACCTTCAACGGCCCGGATGGAATCGCACTGCATCGATTCAGCCCGGCCGCGAACGGCAGCAATGCCGAAGGAGCCAACCCAGCGGCGGCAGTCATCGTGGTGGATGATCGTGTGTATGGCACCACCTTGAACGGCGGCGTCAACGGTGCTGGCACAGTCTTTCAGATGCGCACCGATGGCTCGAACATGGTTGCTGTTCGGTCGTTCGCAGCGGCGCCTGACGCCAGCCATTCGCAGGCCGCTCTCGGGATTTCAGGAAACGCACTCTTCGGAACAAGTCTCGCAGGCGGCAACAACGGCGCAGGCACAGTATTCCGAATGGAAACCAACGGCAGCGTTTCCGTCCTGCGCCACTTTGCAACCATCGATCCGCACACCGCGACGAACTTTGGCGGCGCAAGCCCGTCCAGTGCGTTGGTCGAGGCCGGCGGGAGGTTCTATGGAACGGCAACCGCTGGCGGCGCAGCGGCAAATGGAACGATCTTTTCGGTTGCGACAAATGGAACCGGATTTTCAGTGCTGCGCAACTTCAGCGGCCTGGATGCGCAGTCAGGCACGAACACGGACGGAGCAATCCCGGCGGGCGGATTGATCGCGGATGGCGGGGTTCTATACGGCACGACTGCCGCCGGAGGGCCGGGCGGAAGTGGAACTGTTTTTTCCATCCGCACGAACGGCGCCGATTTTACAACACTCCATGGCTTTTCAGCGCCTGACCCGGCGACACTGACCAACATCGACGGCGCCATGCCCTGCGGACGGCTGGTTCTCTCCGACGGAACACTCTACGGCACCACGTTCAGTGGAGGACACGGCGGGCGCGGCACTCTCTTCTCGATGCAGACGAATGGAAACGACTTCACCGTGTTGCATCATTTTTCTGCACTGGATCCTGAAAGCCGAACGAACTCCGGGGGCGCGTCTCCGGGCGCGGGATTGACGCTCTCCGGCAACGTTCTATATGGAACGGCGCCGCTCGGTGGCCCAGGCGGAGCCGGCACGATTTTCAGCTTTCACTTGAACTCGACGCAGTTTACGAAACTCCACGCCTTTGCAGCGGTGTCGTCCAATGGCACGAATGCACACGGAGCCTTTCCAGTAGCGCCAGTGGTGCGTGCAGGCAGTGCGTTGTTTGGCACGGCTTTCAGCGGCGGCCCGGGCGGCAGCGGCACTGTGTTCAGGATTCCGTTGGCGGCAAATCCTGCTGTCATAACGAACGTGATGCTGCAGACAAACGGAACGTTCACCGTACACTTCACCGGCGATGCCGATTCCACAAATGTGATTCAATCCACCACCAGTTTGAATCCTCCTGTCACCTGGCAAAACGTTTCGACGAACGTGGCCAATGCGGACGGTGCCTGGGACTTTGCGGAGACAAACGACGGCGCCGTTCGTTTTTATCGTTCCTTTACACAATGA
- a CDS encoding malectin encodes MKRNLLIVLSAAALTTGCQSGSHSSNADSATRHDAAGVTTSATAAAPAPAAAARPPENKPALPAIRINAGAGALKDATGVEWLSDTGFDGGDVIERPEIPIANTKQPEIYRSERYAMAGFTQKLPNGKYQVKLHFCETFEGISGAGERVFSFDVEGKPFKDFDVWAKSGGGARAYIETVPVEIADGELNIKFTAQSENPQINAIEILPAQ; translated from the coding sequence ATGAAACGCAATCTCCTCATTGTTTTGAGCGCTGCCGCGCTTACAACCGGGTGCCAATCCGGTTCACACAGTTCAAACGCCGACTCCGCCACCCGCCACGATGCGGCAGGAGTCACAACGAGCGCCACCGCGGCCGCGCCTGCTCCAGCAGCCGCAGCCCGGCCGCCCGAAAACAAACCCGCCTTGCCCGCCATTCGAATCAATGCAGGCGCTGGCGCGCTCAAAGACGCGACTGGCGTTGAATGGCTTTCGGATACAGGCTTCGATGGCGGCGACGTCATTGAACGTCCCGAAATACCGATCGCGAACACGAAACAGCCGGAAATTTATCGTTCGGAACGGTATGCAATGGCAGGCTTCACCCAAAAACTCCCGAACGGCAAATACCAGGTGAAGCTCCATTTCTGTGAAACCTTCGAAGGGATTTCAGGCGCGGGCGAGCGTGTCTTCTCATTCGATGTCGAAGGAAAACCCTTCAAGGATTTTGATGTCTGGGCTAAATCCGGCGGCGGCGCCCGCGCCTACATCGAAACGGTTCCCGTGGAAATTGCCGATGGCGAATTGAACATCAAGTTCACCGCGCAATCTGAAAACCCGCAGATCAACGCGATCGAAATCCTCCCCGCGCAATAA
- a CDS encoding response regulator transcription factor produces MTKVAIVEDNATLREYLQTLIDSTAGLQWVASCSSAEEALLRIPAVKPDVVLMDIHLPGESGIACTARLRQMVPSVQVIMLTVYKDIKMIFQALKAGACGYVLKRSDEKDILAAIAEVRAGGAPMTSEIARMVVRSFIDDPEEASPTAQLSARETEILALLAEGLSNKEIGSRLNISFGTVRTHLMHIYEKLHVRCRTEAAAKFFRSNPGDRRNIAAS; encoded by the coding sequence ATGACAAAGGTCGCTATTGTCGAAGACAACGCCACGTTGCGCGAGTACCTGCAGACGTTGATTGACAGCACTGCGGGACTGCAATGGGTGGCTTCATGTTCATCCGCGGAAGAAGCCCTGCTGCGCATTCCAGCGGTGAAACCGGATGTTGTCCTCATGGATATTCATCTGCCCGGGGAATCAGGCATTGCCTGCACAGCGCGGCTGCGGCAGATGGTGCCCAGTGTCCAGGTGATCATGCTGACGGTGTACAAGGACATCAAAATGATCTTTCAGGCGCTGAAGGCGGGGGCGTGCGGCTACGTGTTGAAGCGGTCGGACGAGAAGGACATCCTGGCTGCTATCGCAGAGGTGCGCGCTGGCGGGGCGCCCATGACGAGTGAGATTGCACGCATGGTGGTGCGTTCATTCATCGATGATCCAGAGGAAGCTTCTCCGACGGCGCAACTTTCAGCGCGGGAAACAGAAATTCTTGCGTTGCTTGCCGAAGGACTTTCCAACAAGGAGATCGGCTCCCGGTTGAACATCAGCTTTGGAACGGTGCGCACTCATCTCATGCACATTTACGAAAAGCTGCACGTGCGCTGCCGCACGGAAGCGGCCGCCAAGTTCTTCCGTTCGAATCCTGGCGACCGCCGAAACATCGCGGCTTCCTGA